A region of Maridesulfovibrio sp. DNA encodes the following proteins:
- a CDS encoding MobC family plasmid mobilization relaxosome protein codes for MTDAKKTEKLSMRVSSKDKELILAMAAESGMSMADFVRVRLGQTRVRRSKIEREKLLHLARIGNNLNQIARWANTHKSGADALLILAELTSIEQELKCI; via the coding sequence ATGACTGACGCCAAAAAAACTGAAAAATTATCCATGCGAGTTAGTTCGAAGGACAAAGAGTTAATTCTCGCTATGGCTGCTGAAAGTGGAATGAGCATGGCCGATTTTGTGCGCGTGCGTCTCGGACAGACCAGAGTGCGCCGCAGCAAAATTGAAAGAGAGAAGCTGCTCCATTTGGCTCGCATCGGAAATAATTTGAATCAAATTGCACGCTGGGCAAATACGCACAAGAGCGGCGCGGACGCACTCCTAATTCTTGCCGAGCTGACCTCCATCGAGCAGGAGCTGAAATGTATATGA
- a CDS encoding AAA family ATPase: MYLKSLNIKKFRKFGEGDNTIYFVSGDKSESSNNIAAATTLIVGRNNAGKTTVIKAIDFILRGTNPKSCDINLIYLKKVYEKYSEAYAGGTFEDLDEYPSIEFCISIGVEENLSSTIISNLSELIDISFATNDSDSTVDCRITYEIKEQAVFKENVKVLLSKVHSTKGELHFDPFKKFLLLIDHAEFRKKYWRKNGDMVDPSFKLSDLIDLEFISANKPLDEKGLSSMFNKIITRKCSPKIKSTTFNSLNDTIDSLNESLATEIIQHKPDVNGVLGCIESTKHLEVELSSDINIDNILSRLVKYEYNEGRTLIPEGQFGLGYANLMHIIGQVIDYVDKCPDNKMQSKVNLICIEEPEAFMHPQMQENFIVNIDKAVKYLLNGSSKNINSQLVVTTHSSHVLHSKIHSSNSFDNINYMSTKRGFPIVVQLNDKKLEEVLNIDESKEASKLLSFLKKHIKYKASELFFADAAILIEGVTEDVLLRYYLEQSPIGKYHITTFQIDGAHGLVYYPLVKLLQLPTLIITDFDLQRSAEERGAVKNDGEKPVYLQIDNLAGRHTTNATIKFFFKGDNLEDLPPFLDDDVIRCVFQRNPIEGLYATSFEEAYILTNFNNDIFNRALRSVKPNVYSSIVGKAGEEEVEKLKNNSYQFQKKLSKSKSGLATALLYEIVNANEDPIPVLPEYILGGFEWLKKQFAHGDS, from the coding sequence ATGTATTTAAAAAGCTTGAATATAAAAAAATTTAGAAAATTTGGAGAGGGCGATAATACTATTTACTTTGTCTCTGGAGATAAGTCAGAAAGTTCAAATAATATAGCGGCTGCAACAACATTGATAGTTGGGAGGAATAATGCCGGAAAAACAACTGTTATTAAAGCGATAGATTTTATTTTAAGGGGGACCAATCCTAAAAGTTGCGACATAAATCTAATCTATTTAAAAAAGGTTTATGAAAAATACTCCGAAGCATATGCGGGTGGAACTTTCGAAGATTTAGACGAATATCCAAGTATTGAGTTTTGTATTTCAATTGGTGTTGAAGAAAACTTATCCTCAACAATAATATCCAACCTGTCTGAGCTGATAGATATTTCCTTTGCAACAAATGACTCTGATTCTACTGTAGATTGCAGGATTACATATGAGATTAAAGAACAGGCAGTCTTTAAGGAAAATGTAAAGGTTCTTTTATCTAAAGTTCATAGTACTAAGGGTGAGTTGCATTTTGACCCATTCAAAAAGTTTTTGCTGTTGATTGATCATGCTGAATTTCGAAAAAAATATTGGCGTAAAAATGGAGATATGGTTGATCCCAGTTTTAAGCTTTCTGACTTAATTGATCTAGAGTTCATTTCAGCCAATAAGCCTTTGGATGAGAAAGGCCTATCTTCGATGTTCAATAAGATAATCACAAGGAAATGTAGTCCAAAGATAAAAAGTACAACATTTAATAGTTTAAATGATACAATAGATTCTCTCAATGAAAGTTTGGCAACAGAAATAATACAGCATAAACCTGATGTGAATGGTGTTTTAGGATGTATCGAATCTACAAAGCATCTAGAAGTCGAACTGTCTTCGGATATTAATATTGATAATATTTTAAGTAGACTTGTTAAATATGAATATAACGAAGGTAGAACTTTAATTCCTGAGGGACAGTTTGGCCTTGGATATGCGAATTTGATGCATATTATTGGTCAAGTTATTGATTATGTAGATAAGTGTCCTGACAACAAAATGCAGAGTAAGGTAAATTTGATATGTATTGAAGAACCTGAAGCTTTCATGCATCCTCAAATGCAAGAAAATTTTATAGTAAACATAGATAAAGCTGTTAAGTATTTACTCAATGGATCTAGTAAGAATATCAATAGTCAGCTTGTTGTTACCACTCATTCATCTCATGTCCTTCACAGCAAAATTCACAGTTCAAACTCTTTTGACAATATAAATTACATGTCAACAAAAAGAGGATTTCCAATTGTAGTTCAATTGAATGATAAAAAGCTAGAAGAAGTGCTAAATATAGATGAGTCTAAAGAGGCTTCAAAGCTTCTGTCTTTTTTGAAGAAACACATAAAATATAAAGCTTCAGAGCTATTTTTTGCAGATGCAGCAATACTCATTGAAGGTGTAACGGAAGATGTCTTGTTGCGTTATTACTTGGAGCAATCCCCTATTGGTAAGTATCACATCACAACTTTTCAAATAGATGGGGCTCACGGTTTAGTCTATTATCCTTTAGTGAAGTTATTGCAGCTCCCGACATTGATAATTACTGATTTTGACCTACAGAGAAGTGCTGAAGAGCGAGGTGCAGTGAAGAATGATGGCGAAAAACCCGTATACCTTCAAATAGATAATCTTGCAGGACGACATACAACTAATGCTACAATTAAATTTTTCTTCAAAGGTGATAATCTAGAAGATCTTCCTCCATTTTTGGATGATGATGTAATACGCTGTGTGTTTCAGCGGAATCCAATAGAAGGTTTATATGCCACGAGTTTTGAAGAAGCTTATATTTTAACGAACTTTAACAATGATATTTTTAATAGAGCCTTAAGGTCGGTAAAGCCTAATGTTTATAGTTCTATTGTTGGTAAAGCTGGAGAAGAAGAAGTCGAGAAATTAAAGAATAACTCATATCAATTTCAAAAAAAATTATCGAAGTCCAAAAGTGGGCTTGCTACTGCATTACTTTATGAAATTGTTAATGCTAATGAAGATCCAATTCCCGTTCTACCAGAGTACATTTTGGGCGGTTTTGAGTGGCTTAAAAAACAGTTTGCCCATGGAGATTCATAA
- a CDS encoding bifunctional DNA primase/polymerase, translated as MASLLSVSTMTLGDAALFYAKQGLPVFSCSGKRPCVSGGFKSATNDLNQITQWWQQFPQANIGSPTGANSFVLDIDPPHGEESLALLESQNSPLPETLTQRTGSGGRHLFFIQPADVEIRNSASKIGKGLDIRGTGGYIILPPSVHASGNSYQWINEYSPAEAPAWLVELILDGSASNSQANQPACPIPTEVRERTP; from the coding sequence ATGGCCTCCCTTTTATCCGTATCAACTATGACGCTTGGCGATGCTGCTTTGTTCTATGCAAAGCAGGGTCTTCCCGTCTTCTCATGTTCAGGAAAGCGGCCTTGCGTTTCCGGTGGATTCAAGAGCGCGACTAATGACCTTAATCAAATCACCCAATGGTGGCAGCAATTTCCACAGGCCAATATAGGCAGCCCGACCGGAGCGAACAGTTTTGTTCTGGATATTGATCCACCGCACGGGGAAGAGTCGCTTGCTTTGCTTGAAAGTCAGAACTCACCACTACCCGAAACATTAACCCAGAGAACCGGGAGTGGTGGACGGCATCTATTCTTCATACAGCCTGCTGATGTTGAGATCCGCAACTCTGCCAGCAAGATCGGCAAGGGTCTCGATATCCGCGGAACTGGCGGTTATATCATCCTGCCGCCATCGGTTCATGCTTCGGGTAATTCTTACCAATGGATAAACGAATATTCCCCCGCTGAAGCTCCTGCTTGGCTGGTAGAGCTTATTCTCGATGGCTCAGCGTCCAATTCACAGGCAAACCAACCTGCATGTCCAATCCCTACTGAAGTCAGAGAAAGGACCCCGTAA
- a CDS encoding relaxase/mobilization nuclease domain-containing protein — MYMKVFAHGQSNGAQAVGYVIDPKRKGREESPPQVLRGDPEMVQQVIGSTDRKWKYTSGVLSWAPEDKVSPEVEHKVMDDFEKIAFAGMESDQYSILWVRHSHAGHHELHFIIPRTELHQDKAMNPCPPGWQKQYDVWRDLWNERMEWARPDDPKRARISQPGKAIQFNNKSKAEFKEQITNHLAQGIMKGIYQNRNDLIQALESAGFAIPRKGKNYITLESPQDGQRIRMKGGIYAASWRAEQQIKGAGGFSIQGDGASRTERISRLERELEEVRSVRAEYHFQRYGGPSSGTQEKAIQDLGPLLETKHFGELRVRTVVGHNISLCDRILRMENQGKASGVNKHQRANSNPEEERKQIYEMGHQRLPERQSEISGLPQRDTAENCPDKQRPASRFTYEVNHERVKSELIGDAQTVKRGAKAKAQRSGSQDSRARTKDFRTGAGGPRLSGFAKRIGRCFERVGGVVRAFARRAVKTKQVNNQGPSL; from the coding sequence ATGTATATGAAGGTATTCGCTCATGGTCAGAGTAATGGTGCTCAGGCCGTGGGGTACGTGATTGACCCGAAACGGAAAGGTCGTGAGGAGTCCCCGCCGCAAGTCCTGCGTGGTGATCCTGAAATGGTCCAACAGGTAATTGGCTCAACAGATCGTAAATGGAAATACACATCCGGTGTGCTGTCTTGGGCTCCTGAAGACAAAGTCAGCCCTGAAGTTGAGCACAAGGTCATGGACGACTTTGAAAAGATAGCTTTTGCAGGAATGGAGTCGGATCAATATTCCATTCTTTGGGTTCGGCATAGCCATGCCGGACATCATGAGTTGCATTTCATCATCCCGCGCACTGAGCTTCACCAAGATAAGGCCATGAATCCATGCCCGCCGGGATGGCAGAAGCAATATGATGTCTGGCGGGATCTTTGGAATGAGCGAATGGAGTGGGCAAGACCGGATGACCCGAAACGGGCGCGAATCTCTCAGCCCGGAAAGGCAATCCAGTTCAACAACAAGAGTAAAGCAGAATTCAAAGAGCAAATAACCAATCATCTTGCCCAAGGCATTATGAAAGGCATTTATCAAAACAGGAATGATTTGATTCAAGCTCTGGAGTCCGCTGGTTTTGCTATCCCGCGCAAAGGTAAAAACTATATAACTCTGGAGTCCCCGCAGGACGGCCAACGCATACGGATGAAGGGAGGTATATATGCAGCATCTTGGCGAGCTGAGCAACAAATTAAAGGAGCAGGTGGATTCTCAATCCAAGGAGATGGAGCGAGCCGTACAGAGCGTATTTCGAGACTTGAGCGAGAGCTTGAAGAAGTGCGCAGCGTCCGAGCTGAATACCATTTCCAAAGATATGGAGGACCGTCTTCAGGAACTCAAGAAAAAGCAATCCAAGATCTCGGCCCACTACTTGAAACAAAGCATTTTGGTGAACTTCGTGTCCGCACTGTTGTTGGTCATAATATCAGTTTGTGTGACCGGATTCTACGGATGGAGAATCAAGGAAAAGCATCTGGAGTTAACAAACATCAACGCGCAAATAGCAATCCAGAAGAAGAAAGAAAGCAAATTTACGAAATGGGGCATCAACGCCTACCAGAACGACAGTCAGAAATATCTGGTCTTCCCCAAAGGGATACAGCTGAAAATTGTCCAGACAAACAACGGCCAGCCAGCCGTTTTACTTACGAGGTAAATCATGAACGAGTTAAGTCGGAGCTTATCGGAGACGCTCAGACGGTTAAGCGAGGAGCAAAGGCAAAAGCTCAAAGATCAGGATCGCAAGATAGCCGAGCAAGGACAAAGGATTTCCGAACTGGAGCAGGAGGTCCAAGGTTGTCAGGATTTGCTAAGCGGATTGGAAGGTGTTTTGAGAGAGTTGGAGGCGTTGTCCGGGCGTTTGCGCGGCGGGCGGTGAAAACGAAACAAGTAAATAACCAGGGGCCAAGTCTTTAA
- a CDS encoding UvrD-helicase domain-containing protein, protein MKLNSPTLSEKAIYAEEKIQRQLRDFVDQREKVLFDAGAGSGKTYSLIECLRHILINYSKELHTNNQKVLCVTYTNVAVDEIKRRLGNSDLIYVSTIHDLLWSIIGKHQSQLIDIHKKKLIKEANEFETRLSGQDKEYKVFKDLSDSLQEDFRKDMLENRDIFYQTYNMKAKDVRDNFGGILARYPNVLKNIGNFRKIGTAIYKIFDYNSCLNSIDHGDDGYLNIAYDSRRNRDSLHRMRISHDTVLEYAFQIISSYDVLKQICIDCYPYILVDEYQDTAPELVQILKMLDDYSTKIDHPIFIGYFGDHVQNIYDKGVGGNIIDLHPSLNSVNKDINRRSFVEIINTINEIRHDKIRQYSIYENYSGGSVRFYYSSEEDKLGIVRKFINKYEKKWLGGSDDKIHCLVLTNKLLAELSGFEKVYSVFYESKYYKTGRNYELLKTDLLSHQREKLGDVPALLFKILDFRKIIFDEKSIVSQLVSANVASALSFTDLKHVVLALQQTCGNSLCEYMYSMFSVIDDASEELRGYIVKVLSQFIDVNSLSFRSVYDYILGKLNPELDYDDDNELMEAKEHLDYLLEIDISEWDKWHNYVSGLGSATVNFHTYHGTKGEEYENVLIFMENSFGREKEYFSCYFKDIEGSGIDTEDERRKYEATKNLLYVSCSRAVKNLRILYLDDIAPFKNGVESVFLETTEFSIQEE, encoded by the coding sequence ATGAAATTAAATAGTCCAACTTTATCTGAAAAAGCAATTTATGCAGAAGAAAAAATCCAGCGGCAATTAAGAGACTTTGTTGATCAGAGAGAAAAAGTTCTTTTTGATGCAGGAGCTGGATCAGGTAAAACTTATTCCCTAATTGAATGTTTAAGACATATACTGATAAACTATTCTAAAGAGCTGCATACAAATAATCAAAAGGTTCTGTGTGTTACTTATACGAATGTAGCAGTTGATGAGATAAAAAGACGTTTAGGAAATTCAGATTTAATTTATGTATCTACTATCCATGATTTACTGTGGTCCATCATAGGTAAACATCAAAGTCAGTTGATAGATATACATAAGAAAAAGCTTATCAAAGAAGCCAATGAATTTGAAACACGTTTATCAGGGCAAGATAAAGAATATAAAGTTTTCAAAGATCTTTCGGATTCTTTGCAGGAAGATTTTAGAAAGGATATGTTAGAGAACAGAGATATTTTCTACCAAACTTACAATATGAAGGCAAAAGATGTTCGAGATAATTTTGGTGGAATATTAGCCAGATATCCTAATGTTCTAAAAAACATAGGTAATTTTCGTAAGATTGGAACAGCGATATACAAAATATTTGATTATAATAGTTGTTTGAATTCAATAGATCATGGGGATGATGGTTATTTAAATATTGCATACGACTCGAGACGGAATCGTGATTCATTGCACAGAATGCGTATTAGCCATGACACTGTTTTAGAATATGCTTTTCAAATAATAAGTTCCTATGATGTGCTTAAACAAATTTGTATAGACTGTTATCCATATATTTTGGTTGATGAGTATCAGGATACAGCTCCGGAACTTGTACAGATTTTAAAAATGCTTGACGATTATTCTACTAAAATTGATCACCCGATATTTATCGGATACTTTGGAGATCATGTACAGAATATTTACGATAAAGGGGTTGGGGGGAATATTATAGATTTGCATCCAAGCTTAAATTCAGTGAATAAAGACATTAATCGACGTTCGTTCGTTGAAATAATAAATACGATTAACGAGATAAGACATGATAAAATAAGGCAGTATTCAATATATGAAAATTATTCTGGAGGAAGTGTTAGGTTCTATTACTCTTCTGAAGAAGATAAATTAGGCATTGTTAGAAAGTTTATCAACAAGTATGAAAAAAAATGGTTAGGTGGATCAGATGATAAGATACATTGTTTAGTACTTACGAACAAATTACTTGCAGAATTATCAGGCTTTGAAAAAGTGTACTCAGTGTTTTATGAAAGTAAGTATTACAAAACTGGGCGCAACTATGAGCTGTTGAAAACAGATCTACTGAGTCACCAAAGAGAAAAATTAGGGGATGTTCCTGCCTTATTATTTAAAATATTAGACTTCAGAAAAATAATTTTTGATGAGAAGTCTATTGTGAGTCAGCTAGTCAGTGCAAATGTTGCATCTGCCCTATCGTTTACTGATCTAAAACACGTGGTGCTAGCCTTGCAACAAACTTGCGGTAATTCTCTCTGTGAATACATGTATTCAATGTTTTCTGTTATCGATGATGCCTCAGAAGAGTTAAGGGGGTATATAGTTAAGGTTCTTTCACAGTTTATTGATGTTAATAGTCTCTCTTTCCGTAGTGTATATGATTATATTTTAGGGAAATTAAATCCAGAATTAGATTATGACGATGACAATGAACTAATGGAAGCGAAGGAGCATCTAGATTACCTACTGGAAATAGATATATCTGAATGGGACAAGTGGCATAATTATGTTTCTGGTCTTGGAAGTGCTACCGTGAATTTTCATACTTATCATGGAACAAAGGGTGAGGAGTATGAGAATGTTCTGATTTTCATGGAGAACAGTTTTGGTCGCGAAAAAGAGTACTTTTCATGTTATTTTAAAGATATTGAGGGAAGTGGAATAGACACTGAAGATGAACGCAGGAAATATGAAGCAACTAAAAATTTGCTATATGTTTCATGCTCGCGAGCTGTTAAAAATTTAAGA